The following DNA comes from Tissierellales bacterium.
GTTGGCTTCATAAAGTTCTTTATATTAGCTAGTATGGGCGAATTATTAGCTCGTAGATTGGGGGCTGGAAAATGGATAAAACCATCTGGTTTAATTCTTAGAGGTATTATTTGGGGACTTTTAGGTATGGTATTTGTTGTAATTTTTCCAATATATGCTACAGGTATTCAAGCAGCTATGAAATCTGGGATTCTTCCTGGCAATGGTTCTAATTTAGCATTTGCATTCTTTACAAGTGCTATAATGAACATATCTTTTGCTCCTACTATGATGCTTTTTCACAGAATTACAGATACTTGGATTGATTTGAAAATTGGTGAGGGTCGATATAATGTAGGATTAAATGATATTGTAGATGCAATAGATTTCAAAGGACTTATAAATTTTGTATATTTGAAAACAATCCCTATTTTTTGGATACCAGCTCATACAATCACATTTTTACTTCCAGCAGAATACAGAGTAATGATGGCCGCAATGCTATCTATAGCGCTAGGTGCTATACTGGCCTTTGCAAAGAGAAAAAAAGCTTAATTTATAAAATCTTACAAAAAACCACCATGCATAATTTTATTGCAAGGTGGTTTTTAAATTTGCGCATAATCAATTTTCATTTAGCAACAATAGGCTAAACTATTTTTTACTCTTCATCTAAATAACTTTCTATAGCTTTACCATACACCTCTTTTCCTGCTGAGCCTATTATAGGTTCTCCTACTATATTTCCTTCACTATCCACAAAAAGCGTTGTCGGTGTACCAGAAATTTTACTTAGAACATCTCTTTTTAAAGCATCTTCAGCTATTATATTTTTGAATGTGAGACCTTTCTTCTCTGCAATAAACTTCGCGTCCTCAAGTGCTACATCACCATCAGTTACTATTCCTATTAAGTTAAAACCCTTATCTTTATTTTCATTGTAAATTTTCTCAAGATCCTCCATCTCTGAAACACATGGACCGCATGTTGTCGCCCATATATTTATCATAGTAATCTTATTGTCCTTGAATATAGACTCATCAACATCCTCTCCTGCCAAATCCTTTGTCTTAAAACTAGAAATAGTTCCAATTGACTTGAGTGCTTTGTTTTCGTCATATATCTCCATAAGCTTAAATGAATCTCTAATCTCATCTAATTGATCATAACCGCTTTGATATATCTCTTTATCCTTTTCAGTTAAATCGTCTATGCTATTTGGTTCGTTGTATCCTAAATAATATATATATCCATCTTGCTCTCCTAGTATTTCATTTTTTTCAAATTTAGTAAGTTCCTTAATCCCATTCTTCTCCACAAGTTCCTTCTTATAAGATTGTACTGTAGCAAACGGCTTCATAGATTTTAAAAACTCTTCAAAAAATGATTTTCCCTCTTCTTCATTTAACTTTTCTCCGGCTTCCGCTTTCTTTATTATATCCTGCATTTTCTCTACCATTTCAGCAGGAACATAGCTATAATTCATGCCTCCAAGACCATTTTCATTAGGACCAAATCCCAATTTGTCAAATGCAAATGGATGTTCCTTAAATACGCTCGGCTCAATGTAGCTCATACCTTGTTCTCTAAATTTGAGCTCTTTTGAAATTTGCTCAATGTCTTTTGTATCGTCATTCGATTCTGACATACTAGTTTCAACACTTCCAACTTCATTTTTTGTATCTTCAGATTTTTTTGCTCCACAACCAGTAAAACCAGCTATCATAGTTATTGCCAATATTCCAACCATTATTCTTTTCTTCAACATATTAATCCTCCTAAAAATCATCTATCATATACATAATATACTACAACATTTACAAGATCATTTGCCATATATTATTATAACAAATTAACTAATATATCTTACATTTTCGTAAGCACTAATGATTCATGAATAAGATTCAAGTATTCCTTCATTTTTGTAAAAGTTCTGATTTCACTTCTATTATAGTGAATTACCTCTGGAAAACCATTTCATTAATCAAAAATCCGAACTGCTTTTTTGCAAGTTTAAATTCTTTTAAAGTTTTTTTGCAATTTCTCTTGCATTTTTATTTTTTTGTGTTATTCTATACTCGTAATAGTTATTGATCCCCTCAATAACAATAGATGTTTTACAATCTAAATACCAAAGAAAAGGTCTGATTTTATGAGTAATAACCAAAAAATGAAAAAATTTATTATGATTTTTGTTGCAAATGTATTTTCTGCAATTGCATTCAATGGATTCTTGATACCAAATAACTTACTTAGTGGAGGCATCGGAGGCCTTGCAGTAATGTTTTTCTACTTAACTGGAATTTCTACTGCTATATTTGTTATAGGAATAAATATACCACTATTTGCCCTAGGTCAAAAATTCGTAGATAAAGAATTTGCATTCAACAGTATAGTATCCATGTTGTGTTTTTCATTTTTACTTAGCATTACAGGAAATATATCATCATATATCCAAATAAACGACTTACTCATAGAAACAATAATTGGTGGCGTACTAAACGGAGTTGGAATGGGAATATTATTTTCTAACAAATCTTCTCAAGGCGGAACGGATATTATAGCAGCTGTTATAAAGAGAAAATTTAATATACCCTTAGGAACCATTTTAATGTCCATAAACGCTATCATATTGAGCATATCATCAGTCCTTTTCGGATTTAGACTGGCTATGTACACTATTATAGCTTTATTTGTAAGTTATCAAGTAATGGATAAGGTTAAACGTGGAATCAACCCAGAGCAAAATGCCATGATAATATCTTCTGAATCCGATACAATTACAAGAGAGATAACCGATTGTTTAAATAGAAGTGCTACACTCGTAGAAGGTCAAGGTGCTTATAGTAAAAATTCTAAACAAATAATATATTGTACACTTCCTACTATAGAAATAGGAAAACTTAAGGAAATTGTTGAAAATATTGATCCAAGCGCATTTATAGCTATAAATGATTTGAGCGAAGTACGCGGCGGTGGTTTTAAACGACATGCATTTTAAAAAGAGATGAACATCATCTCTTTTTTTTGCAATTTTTTTAACTATTCAGGGTATAAATATTAGTAAAGTAGGCAAATAATATAGGAGGTGTATCATGAAAAAATTGAAGCACAAAATTTTAATTTATTCACTCATAAGTTCATTGTTGCTTTTTGTCATAGTCTTTTCTGCATCTTACATATCTATATCACAAGTCGGAAATACCTCTCTGCAAGAAACAGAAGACATAATGCGTGAAAACTTTGATAGAAATGTAAAAGAACAAGTTGAAAATGCAGTAAGTCTTATAAATTCATTCTACTCACAATATCAAGACGGCTTAATAACTCTAGATGAAGCTAAGATGCAATCAGCAAATGCAGTTCGTGAACTTTCATATGGTGCAGATGGTTATTTTTGGATTGATTCATATGATGGAACGAACATCGTTTTTTTAGGCAGAGATTCTGAAGGATCAAATAGGATTTCTATGAAAGATGCAAATGGATTCGAACTAATCCGAGCTATAATATCTGTAGGTAGGGAATCTGGTGGAGGTTATACTGATTATTATTTCCCTAAACCAGGAAACGATACTCCACTACCAAAGAGGAGTTATTCTCTTGCATTTTCGCCATTTGAATGGGTAATTGGAACTGGAAATTATACCGATGATATAGACGTATTAGTTGCTGAAAAAAGTGCTCTTTTAAATTCAACTATAAGTTCAAAATTACTTTCACTTACTATTTTCGGTCTCATTGCCATACTAATTTCAGCTATGCTCTCTTATTTTTTGGGACATTCCATAGCAAAACCTATAAGTACAACAGCAGAATATTTGCACAACTTATCCGATGGGGATTTTTCAAAAGATATAATTGGCAAAAATAAACTCTTAAAATCCAAAGATGAAACTGGAGATTTAGTGAGATCTTTAGATCATATGAGAACTTCTATTGTTTCTAGTTTTAAAATCATACATGATGTCAGTGAATCTTTTGCAAATGCAATAGAAATAATGCATGATCAATTGGCCTCTGTATCACAAGAAATAGAAAATGTATCAGCTACTACAGAAACTATTGCTGCTGGTATGGAGGAAACTACTGCATCCGCACAATCTATGACTCAGACTGCAAACGAAATAGATGATGCTTCTGAGAGTATAGCCATAAATGCACAAGAAGGTGCTAAAAATGCTGGTAAAATAAGTATTAGAGCTTCTGAACTTAAACAAAGTGCAATAGAATCTAAAACAAATGCAGAGAGTATTTACGAAGAATCTAGATTGCATCTTATAGAAGCAATGGAAAAAACAAAGAGTGTTGATGAAATTAATAGACTTGCAACTACTATAATGGAAATCACCGAACAAACGAATTTGTTAGCTCTAAATGCATCTATAGAAGCTGCTAGAGCTGGTGAAGCTGGAAAAGGGTTTGCAGTTGTTGCAAATGAAATAAGCACTCTTGCTGATAATTCTGGAAAAGCCGTTTCTGAAATTCAAAGTATCACAAATATTGTATTAGATTCAGTAAATGATTTAAATAAACGAAGTCAAGAACTACTAGATTTCCTAAATTCTCAAGTTATATCCGACTATGAAAAGATGGTTGAAACTGGTGAATTTTACAGTGCTGATGCCGAAATGGTCAATGAAATGGTATCTGATTACAGTGCCACTTCTGAAGAATTAACTGCTTCTATACAAAATGTTGTTCACTCTTTAGCTGAAGTTTCTGATGCTTCAGAAGAAAGTGCTAAGGGAACTCAAACTATTGTATCTAGTACAAATACTATCAATGTTCAGGCTAATGATTTGTTGAAACAATCAGAAGAAATAAACGATGGTCTCAAAAAATTATTGGATTCAATTTCTAAGTTTAAAATTTAGCTATTAGTTTTAATTTAAACAAAAAGGCTGTAGTTATCTACAGCCTAAGAGTCATTTCCAAATGACTCTTTTTTATTGCTCATATTTTTTAAAATAACTTTGCGAGACAATATACGAACTTCCAAATATAATTATTCCCAAAATAAATA
Coding sequences within:
- a CDS encoding TlpA family protein disulfide reductase, which produces MLKKRIMVGILAITMIAGFTGCGAKKSEDTKNEVGSVETSMSESNDDTKDIEQISKELKFREQGMSYIEPSVFKEHPFAFDKLGFGPNENGLGGMNYSYVPAEMVEKMQDIIKKAEAGEKLNEEEGKSFFEEFLKSMKPFATVQSYKKELVEKNGIKELTKFEKNEILGEQDGYIYYLGYNEPNSIDDLTEKDKEIYQSGYDQLDEIRDSFKLMEIYDENKALKSIGTISSFKTKDLAGEDVDESIFKDNKITMINIWATTCGPCVSEMEDLEKIYNENKDKGFNLIGIVTDGDVALEDAKFIAEKKGLTFKNIIAEDALKRDVLSKISGTPTTLFVDSEGNIVGEPIIGSAGKEVYGKAIESYLDEE
- a CDS encoding YitT family protein, translated to MKKFIMIFVANVFSAIAFNGFLIPNNLLSGGIGGLAVMFFYLTGISTAIFVIGINIPLFALGQKFVDKEFAFNSIVSMLCFSFLLSITGNISSYIQINDLLIETIIGGVLNGVGMGILFSNKSSQGGTDIIAAVIKRKFNIPLGTILMSINAIILSISSVLFGFRLAMYTIIALFVSYQVMDKVKRGINPEQNAMIISSESDTITREITDCLNRSATLVEGQGAYSKNSKQIIYCTLPTIEIGKLKEIVENIDPSAFIAINDLSEVRGGGFKRHAF
- a CDS encoding methyl-accepting chemotaxis protein, translating into MKKLKHKILIYSLISSLLLFVIVFSASYISISQVGNTSLQETEDIMRENFDRNVKEQVENAVSLINSFYSQYQDGLITLDEAKMQSANAVRELSYGADGYFWIDSYDGTNIVFLGRDSEGSNRISMKDANGFELIRAIISVGRESGGGYTDYYFPKPGNDTPLPKRSYSLAFSPFEWVIGTGNYTDDIDVLVAEKSALLNSTISSKLLSLTIFGLIAILISAMLSYFLGHSIAKPISTTAEYLHNLSDGDFSKDIIGKNKLLKSKDETGDLVRSLDHMRTSIVSSFKIIHDVSESFANAIEIMHDQLASVSQEIENVSATTETIAAGMEETTASAQSMTQTANEIDDASESIAINAQEGAKNAGKISIRASELKQSAIESKTNAESIYEESRLHLIEAMEKTKSVDEINRLATTIMEITEQTNLLALNASIEAARAGEAGKGFAVVANEISTLADNSGKAVSEIQSITNIVLDSVNDLNKRSQELLDFLNSQVISDYEKMVETGEFYSADAEMVNEMVSDYSATSEELTASIQNVVHSLAEVSDASEESAKGTQTIVSSTNTINVQANDLLKQSEEINDGLKKLLDSISKFKI